One genomic region from Pseudoduganella lutea encodes:
- a CDS encoding methyl-accepting chemotaxis protein, which translates to MNWFYRLTVASKLRLAFGITVALTLLLGGFSLLKLDSVNQTSTEMEVNWMPSVRYAGDMNTATSDFRIAELQHILSHDEAEMTNYERTLEQVGKTLASSRTEYERLISSNEEQQLYDKFSVAWNAYLSQHREVIALSRANRNDDAKALLRGRSQELFDQASTDLQRIVDANIAGGKAASRSGDALYASARNWITALLTAAFLISVTLATAIARVLVRQLGGEPVDAASAAASIAAGDLTVEIHTRAGDSTSMMCSISHMRDSLAAIVQTVQSSTQMIASASSQVAAGSMDLSSRTEEQASSLEETASSMEELTATVRQNADNARQGQVLANTATSVADKGSAVIGQVVGTMDEIATAAGMIADITSVIDGIAFQTNILALNAAVEAARAGEQGRGFAVVAAEVRNLAQRAGVASKEIKGLIENSVTKVANGSALVNEAGATMAEILDSVRRVNDIMAEISSASGEQSAGIEQINAAVVQMDQVTQQNAALVEEAAAASESMQGQAAQLLRAVSIFKLSPTEVTSVVPEGALRYATAPTDIRQKRTQLATVP; encoded by the coding sequence ATGAACTGGTTTTATAGACTGACCGTCGCAAGCAAGTTGCGCCTGGCCTTTGGCATTACAGTCGCCCTCACCCTACTGCTGGGTGGCTTCTCCCTCCTCAAGCTGGACAGCGTCAACCAGACCTCCACCGAGATGGAAGTGAACTGGATGCCAAGCGTGCGCTATGCCGGCGATATGAATACAGCCACCTCGGACTTTAGAATAGCCGAGCTGCAGCACATCTTGTCTCACGACGAGGCCGAGATGACGAATTATGAACGTACGCTCGAGCAAGTCGGTAAGACCCTGGCATCAAGTCGGACTGAATACGAGAGGCTCATCAGTTCAAACGAGGAGCAACAGCTATATGACAAATTTAGTGTTGCCTGGAACGCTTACCTCAGCCAACATCGAGAGGTCATCGCGCTATCGCGCGCCAACCGGAATGACGACGCCAAGGCACTCCTGCGTGGCCGCTCCCAAGAGCTGTTCGACCAGGCCAGTACCGATCTTCAGCGCATTGTTGACGCCAATATTGCTGGAGGCAAGGCAGCTAGCCGCAGCGGCGACGCGCTTTACGCCAGCGCGCGCAACTGGATCACGGCGCTACTGACTGCCGCATTCCTGATTAGTGTGACCCTGGCGACTGCCATTGCGCGTGTCCTGGTGCGCCAACTTGGCGGCGAGCCGGTCGATGCCGCTAGTGCCGCTGCGAGCATTGCCGCAGGCGACTTGACGGTAGAGATCCATACCCGCGCCGGCGATTCGACCAGCATGATGTGCTCGATCAGCCACATGCGGGACAGTCTCGCGGCCATCGTTCAAACGGTTCAGAGTAGCACCCAGATGATTGCCAGCGCGTCGAGCCAAGTCGCGGCCGGAAGCATGGATCTGTCGTCCCGCACTGAAGAGCAGGCATCATCGCTGGAAGAAACCGCTTCCTCAATGGAGGAGCTGACTGCGACCGTTCGCCAGAATGCCGACAACGCGCGTCAAGGGCAAGTGCTAGCGAATACCGCTACCTCAGTGGCAGACAAAGGCAGTGCGGTAATTGGTCAGGTCGTAGGTACCATGGACGAGATCGCCACGGCCGCCGGTATGATTGCCGACATTACCAGTGTGATCGACGGAATAGCCTTCCAGACTAATATCCTTGCACTTAACGCTGCCGTTGAAGCGGCACGCGCCGGCGAACAGGGGCGTGGCTTTGCGGTGGTTGCAGCCGAGGTGCGCAATCTGGCGCAGCGAGCGGGCGTTGCGTCGAAGGAGATTAAGGGGCTGATCGAAAACTCCGTCACAAAGGTTGCAAACGGCAGTGCTCTCGTCAACGAGGCCGGGGCCACAATGGCCGAGATTTTGGATAGCGTTCGTCGCGTGAACGACATCATGGCTGAGATCAGCTCGGCAAGTGGTGAGCAGAGCGCTGGCATTGAGCAGATCAATGCTGCAGTGGTGCAGATGGATCAGGTCACCCAGCAGAATGCAGCGCTGGTTGAGGAAGCGGCAGCCGCGTCCGAATCTATGCAGGGCCAAGCAGCCCAGCTGCTACGCGCGGTAAGCATATTCAAACTCAGTCCGACCGAGGTAACGTCGGTTGTCCCTGAAGGCGCGCTCCGTTACGCAACAGCTCCGACTGACATACGGCAGAAACGCACTCAGCTAGCTACAGTCCCCTGA
- a CDS encoding ABC transporter ATP-binding protein, protein MDTKISIDNIKKSFTRNGQRLDVVDGLTLDVKDGEFVAIVGPSGCGKSTIMKMISGFEQPDTGAVRIDGQVAKGPSPKGIVISQNGSVFPWLTVRENLMFGLNQGTAPEKHRLADHYAEMVGLKGFEQAYPRELSGGMLKRVEIARALVVKPEILYMDEPFSALDALMNLRMRNELLRILQEERHTVILITHDVEEALYLADRIMVLSPRPAKIRRSFAIDAVHPRKLSEPRFQEMKDAILVELGLTFQ, encoded by the coding sequence ATGGACACTAAAATCAGCATCGACAATATCAAGAAGAGCTTCACGCGCAATGGGCAGCGACTCGATGTCGTGGACGGCCTGACGCTGGACGTCAAAGATGGGGAATTCGTCGCCATCGTCGGGCCATCCGGCTGCGGCAAGTCGACCATCATGAAGATGATCTCCGGCTTCGAGCAGCCGGACACCGGAGCCGTGCGCATCGACGGCCAGGTGGCAAAGGGGCCGAGCCCGAAAGGCATCGTGATCTCGCAGAACGGCTCGGTGTTTCCCTGGCTGACCGTGCGTGAAAACCTAATGTTCGGCCTGAATCAGGGCACGGCGCCGGAGAAGCACCGCCTAGCCGACCACTACGCGGAGATGGTGGGACTAAAAGGATTCGAGCAAGCCTATCCGCGCGAATTGTCCGGTGGCATGCTCAAGCGGGTGGAGATCGCCAGGGCCCTGGTGGTTAAGCCCGAAATCCTGTACATGGACGAACCGTTCTCGGCCCTGGACGCGTTGATGAACTTGCGAATGCGCAACGAGCTGCTGCGCATCTTGCAGGAGGAACGCCACACCGTCATCTTAATCACCCACGATGTCGAAGAAGCCCTGTACCTTGCCGACCGCATCATGGTGCTCTCACCTCGCCCGGCAAAAATTAGACGCTCATTCGCTATCGACGCAGTGCATCCCCGCAAGCTGTCCGAGCCACGCTTCCAGGAAATGAAAGACGCCATTCTGGTAGAACTGGGCCTGACGTTTCAGTAG
- a CDS encoding ABC transporter permease yields the protein MEKLKKIWPPILLLVVLVGIWHYAVTLTQSVIFPTPGQVLDGAIELAADGTLWKHIGASLQRVATGFLLAAVVAIPIGLWMGRVHAVYNTLNPVFQILRPISPIAWIPLAILWFGVGDMGPVFLIFLASVFPMIVQTANGVHTIEKRYIHAGINFGVSRSKMFRQVVAPAVLPDIVVGMRISLGVAWLVVVAAEMIVRSSGLGFMIIDARNAGNRYDLVIAAMAIIGIIGLLLDMMMRRLEGLDSVRWRYGH from the coding sequence GTGGAAAAGCTCAAGAAAATCTGGCCCCCCATCCTATTATTGGTCGTCCTGGTCGGGATCTGGCACTACGCTGTCACCTTGACCCAATCGGTTATTTTCCCGACTCCCGGTCAAGTGCTTGACGGAGCCATCGAACTGGCGGCCGATGGCACCTTGTGGAAGCACATCGGCGCATCGCTGCAGCGGGTCGCCACCGGCTTCCTGCTGGCCGCCGTGGTTGCGATCCCGATCGGCCTGTGGATGGGCCGGGTGCACGCGGTGTACAACACCCTGAATCCGGTATTCCAGATCCTGCGGCCGATATCGCCGATCGCCTGGATTCCCCTGGCCATCCTGTGGTTCGGCGTGGGCGACATGGGACCGGTATTCCTGATTTTCCTGGCGTCAGTGTTCCCGATGATCGTGCAGACGGCAAACGGCGTGCACACCATCGAGAAGCGCTACATCCACGCCGGGATAAACTTCGGCGTTTCACGCTCTAAGATGTTTCGCCAGGTGGTGGCTCCAGCCGTGCTGCCCGATATCGTCGTTGGCATGCGCATCAGCCTAGGTGTGGCATGGCTGGTGGTGGTGGCGGCGGAAATGATCGTACGCAGCTCCGGCCTTGGTTTCATGATCATCGACGCGCGCAACGCGGGCAATCGCTATGACCTGGTGATCGCAGCCATGGCCATCATAGGCATCATCGGGCTGTTGCTGGACATGATGATGCGGCGCCTGGAAGGCCTCGATTCGGTAAGGTGGCGCTATGGACACTAA
- a CDS encoding cupredoxin domain-containing protein has protein sequence MRRLRSLWLPFAVAAALSAWGAFTPVSDENRDELFEIQKGTWARRMAGDKVDILPDTITLTLGVKDVLLLRNADTVPQIFGPVLIMPGQDFRLPFDTVSVNEFNCSAHSSGSMKVIVEPHPAAGIARLTWRVRRAGRVLSTLFQ, from the coding sequence ATGCGACGCTTGCGGTCTCTCTGGTTGCCGTTTGCCGTCGCCGCCGCGCTATCGGCGTGGGGCGCGTTCACGCCCGTGTCGGACGAGAACCGGGACGAGCTGTTCGAGATCCAGAAGGGAACCTGGGCTCGCCGCATGGCTGGCGACAAGGTAGACATCCTGCCCGACACGATAACCCTTACCCTCGGAGTGAAGGACGTACTTCTCCTGCGCAACGCCGACACGGTGCCGCAGATCTTCGGGCCCGTGTTGATCATGCCCGGGCAGGATTTTCGCCTGCCGTTCGACACGGTGTCGGTCAATGAATTCAACTGCTCCGCCCACAGCAGCGGATCGATGAAAGTCATCGTCGAGCCCCATCCGGCGGCAGGCATCGCGCGCCTGACGTGGCGCGTGCGCCGCGCGGGCAGGGTCTTGTCGACGTTATTCCAGTAA
- a CDS encoding SCO family protein — protein sequence MKTLILALLLCTGAAYAQQLKSGIFEPPRPAPEISLPASTGKPFRLTDLRGKVVVLEFGFSHCQTVCPVSLAALAEAKKLVGPAARDVKVLFISVDPERDTPESLRTYLAQFDPTFIGITGTRDQIAQLLKDYGITARKHPIDGGGDYSMSHSSYLYFIDRQGRQRAMMPFGRPAREIAHDLAILLKP from the coding sequence ATGAAGACCCTCATCCTTGCCCTGCTGCTGTGCACGGGCGCTGCCTACGCCCAGCAGCTCAAGTCCGGCATATTCGAGCCGCCCCGCCCTGCCCCGGAGATCTCCCTGCCGGCTTCCACCGGCAAGCCCTTCAGGCTGACCGACCTGCGCGGCAAAGTTGTCGTGCTTGAATTCGGCTTCAGCCACTGCCAGACGGTGTGCCCGGTATCGCTGGCGGCGCTGGCCGAAGCCAAAAAGCTCGTCGGCCCGGCGGCCAGGGACGTCAAGGTGTTGTTCATTAGCGTCGACCCGGAGCGCGACACGCCCGAGAGCCTGCGCACGTACCTGGCGCAGTTCGACCCCACCTTCATTGGCATCACTGGCACCCGGGACCAGATCGCCCAGCTGCTTAAAGACTATGGTATCACCGCCAGGAAGCATCCTATCGATGGCGGCGGCGACTATTCAATGAGCCACTCGTCCTATTTGTACTTCATCGATCGTCAAGGACGCCAGCGCGCCATGATGCCTTTCGGCCGCCCCGCCAGGGAGATCGCCCACGACCTGGCGATTTTGCTGAAGCCTTGA
- a CDS encoding ABC transporter substrate-binding protein, whose translation MKDYLPMRRRLLYSGLGAALATALPRIALGAAPVSPLAVGGLPVTCNLTLPIACTAKTLANQQAGLGPAPFVYHKYSGWPEIKESLMTGRIQAAYMLAPLVMDLVNTRIPLKIVSLGHRSGAVIMVRTDSGYRRFRDLRGRAIAVPSRFAVDYLFLRKMLARESMTLKDIEIIEMNPPDMPAALYAKAVDAYCTGEPFGAAAQRAGYARPLAMTRDEWRNYICCVLTVRDDVIQTQRPLVQDLVNHIQAAGTWLDQGPANRDRAAHIAGDKKFFNQNPKIIQFVMESPHDRVTYGDLRMIRTEFDELMQLSLEARTLKKPIAYERYVDDSFFKAVKPLKLAL comes from the coding sequence ATGAAAGATTATTTGCCGATGCGCCGCCGCCTGCTGTACTCGGGTCTAGGCGCCGCTCTGGCGACTGCACTACCACGCATCGCGCTGGGCGCTGCACCGGTGAGCCCACTGGCCGTCGGCGGCCTGCCCGTCACCTGCAACCTGACCTTGCCGATCGCTTGCACCGCCAAGACCCTGGCGAACCAGCAGGCCGGCCTGGGACCTGCACCGTTCGTCTATCACAAGTACAGCGGGTGGCCAGAGATTAAGGAGTCGCTGATGACCGGCCGCATCCAGGCCGCGTATATGCTCGCGCCGTTGGTAATGGACCTTGTGAACACCCGCATTCCACTCAAGATCGTCTCGCTCGGGCACCGCTCCGGAGCGGTGATCATGGTGCGTACCGATTCAGGCTATCGCAGGTTTCGCGACTTGCGCGGACGCGCCATCGCGGTGCCGAGCCGCTTCGCAGTCGACTATCTTTTCCTGCGCAAGATGCTGGCACGGGAAAGCATGACCTTGAAGGACATCGAGATCATCGAGATGAATCCGCCAGACATGCCCGCCGCCCTGTATGCCAAGGCAGTTGATGCCTATTGCACCGGCGAGCCGTTCGGCGCGGCCGCCCAGCGCGCGGGCTACGCGCGTCCTCTGGCGATGACGCGCGACGAATGGCGCAACTATATCTGCTGTGTGCTGACGGTGCGCGACGACGTGATTCAGACCCAGCGCCCGCTGGTGCAGGACCTGGTCAATCACATCCAGGCCGCCGGCACCTGGCTGGACCAGGGGCCCGCCAACCGCGACCGCGCTGCCCATATCGCCGGCGATAAGAAGTTTTTCAACCAGAATCCCAAGATCATCCAGTTCGTCATGGAGTCGCCGCACGATCGCGTCACCTATGGCGACCTGCGCATGATCCGCACTGAGTTCGACGAATTGATGCAGCTCTCGCTGGAAGCACGCACCCTCAAGAAACCGATCGCCTACGAACGCTATGTCGATGACAGCTTCTTCAAGGCCGTCAAACCGCTCAAGCTTGCCCTATGA
- a CDS encoding GNAT family N-acetyltransferase, translating into MSSIDIRYTEKFPEPEFSSLQRSIFAEIERIPDELDSVLRSKKIDIDSRGQHQAPKHRFGAYDGEELVGWTYGWFEHNNVFYMANSGIKPTHRRKGVYTALLNVIRSYALEQGAWCIRSQHSVVNNAVIIAKLRAAFHITGLHQSGQMGTLVELTQHLSDKHEQMFRDRVMPYGIPKK; encoded by the coding sequence ATGTCCTCAATCGATATACGCTACACAGAAAAGTTCCCCGAACCGGAATTTTCATCTCTGCAGAGAAGTATTTTTGCGGAGATTGAAAGAATTCCGGATGAACTAGACTCCGTCTTGCGTTCAAAAAAAATTGATATAGATTCGAGAGGTCAGCATCAAGCTCCGAAGCATAGGTTCGGTGCTTATGACGGCGAGGAGCTTGTTGGGTGGACCTACGGCTGGTTTGAGCATAACAACGTTTTCTATATGGCGAATAGCGGCATTAAGCCAACTCATCGACGTAAGGGGGTTTACACTGCTTTGTTAAACGTGATCCGAAGCTATGCATTGGAGCAGGGAGCTTGGTGTATCCGATCTCAGCACTCTGTCGTCAACAACGCCGTTATTATTGCCAAGCTACGGGCAGCTTTTCACATCACAGGCTTACATCAGTCCGGACAAATGGGAACACTTGTTGAGTTAACCCAGCATCTGTCTGACAAGCATGAGCAGATGTTTCGAGATCGCGTGATGCCCTATGGTATCCCAAAAAAGTGA
- a CDS encoding serine hydrolase domain-containing protein, translated as MQKLKDYYSGLEALLPWQGPGFSAAVLRAGETLFERHHGLASLELKVPLSRDSAYYLASESKQFTAACVMSLVREGAISLDDDVCAHLPELTKFEQPFPLRSLLNHSSGIPDYFQFLQCQLGRHEADYFNNDIILQLISCMDTVECPAQTEHRYSNSN; from the coding sequence ATGCAAAAACTTAAAGACTATTACAGCGGGTTGGAAGCGCTCTTGCCGTGGCAGGGACCGGGTTTCAGCGCCGCGGTCCTGCGCGCAGGAGAAACGTTATTTGAGCGCCATCATGGTCTTGCTTCATTGGAGCTGAAAGTGCCGTTGTCGCGCGACTCGGCATACTACTTGGCATCGGAATCGAAGCAATTTACGGCGGCCTGCGTCATGTCCCTGGTGCGTGAAGGCGCAATAAGTCTCGATGACGACGTCTGCGCCCATTTGCCAGAGTTGACCAAATTCGAGCAACCCTTTCCGTTGCGAAGTCTGTTAAATCATAGTAGCGGGATTCCAGATTATTTCCAGTTCCTGCAGTGCCAGCTTGGACGGCACGAAGCTGACTACTTCAACAACGACATCATCCTGCAGTTAATTTCCTGCATGGACACAGTGGAGTGTCCTGCGCAGACTGAACACCGGTACAGCAATAGCAACTAG
- a CDS encoding GFA family protein — protein sequence MGPFLGEGTLATRTASCSCGQLQIEVAAEPNGVGICHCLACQRRTGSVFAPVAGFPLPYTVSGRSTEYVRVGDAGCGFVYHFCPVCGTTVFHTEDDVDDEVFVAVGAFGDTDFPPPQISVYDCRRHAWVQLPPGTRTFELDPN from the coding sequence ATGGGCCCTTTTCTTGGGGAGGGCACATTGGCAACAAGAACTGCATCCTGCAGCTGCGGCCAGTTGCAGATCGAAGTGGCGGCTGAACCGAACGGCGTCGGCATCTGCCACTGCCTGGCGTGCCAGCGGCGCACTGGCAGCGTGTTTGCGCCTGTTGCCGGGTTTCCTCTTCCCTATACCGTGAGTGGCCGCTCCACGGAATACGTGCGCGTGGGCGACGCCGGCTGTGGCTTCGTCTATCACTTCTGCCCAGTATGCGGCACGACAGTCTTTCATACGGAAGACGACGTCGACGACGAAGTGTTCGTGGCGGTCGGTGCTTTCGGCGACACCGATTTCCCACCGCCGCAGATATCGGTGTACGACTGCCGCCGCCATGCGTGGGTCCAACTGCCTCCCGGAACCCGGACATTCGAACTCGATCCCAACTGA
- a CDS encoding PRTRC system ThiF family protein, translating into MMTSLPHRVPGELLTRRVTIHLAGVGGNGAQMAGCLARLDFAMRALGHPGGLHVHAFDPDTVSEANVGRQLYSHADVGAHKAVVTISRLNQFYGLDWDASVRAIEDTWRGEYSLTQRNADMLISCVDTRAARQRMHAYLFAGDHYRYWLDLGNRQHDAQVVLGQPPTFRRPLDAQERLRCVTERYPELLDGTVLEDDMPSCSVRMSLASQGLFINDVAARYAAQLLFELFTSGSIEAQGVVLNLQAKRTAPMRLVPTDGNG; encoded by the coding sequence ATGATGACCAGCCTGCCACACCGAGTTCCAGGCGAATTGCTGACGCGGCGCGTGACCATCCACCTGGCCGGAGTGGGTGGCAATGGTGCACAGATGGCGGGTTGCCTGGCGCGGCTCGATTTCGCCATGCGTGCGCTGGGCCACCCCGGCGGCCTGCACGTGCATGCCTTCGATCCCGATACTGTCAGCGAGGCAAACGTGGGCCGCCAACTGTACAGCCATGCCGACGTGGGCGCGCATAAGGCGGTGGTGACGATCTCACGCCTAAACCAGTTCTATGGATTGGATTGGGACGCGAGCGTGCGTGCCATTGAAGACACGTGGCGAGGCGAATATAGCCTTACCCAGCGCAATGCCGATATGCTGATCAGTTGCGTGGACACGCGCGCCGCACGGCAACGCATGCATGCCTACCTGTTTGCAGGCGACCATTACCGCTACTGGCTGGACCTGGGCAACCGCCAGCACGATGCGCAGGTGGTACTTGGCCAGCCTCCGACCTTTCGTAGGCCGCTGGACGCCCAAGAGCGGCTGCGCTGCGTCACCGAGCGCTATCCTGAACTGCTGGACGGTACGGTGTTGGAGGACGATATGCCGTCTTGTTCGGTACGCATGTCGCTGGCATCGCAGGGGCTGTTCATCAACGACGTCGCGGCGCGCTACGCAGCCCAACTGCTGTTTGAGTTATTCACTTCCGGGAGCATTGAGGCACAGGGTGTGGTACTAAATTTACAGGCAAAACGTACTGCACCCATGCGGCTAGTGCCTACCGACGGCAACGGTTAA
- a CDS encoding PRTRC system protein A: MADPRDAVLLAACPVIAAPRHGALPSMSPGLRLVVAANGVFVQVRLPWLDCLQRFGGIDSGLPVPYGALSPWLRLSFGVIPADLLRRFIASARYAAPDETAAAIIHDGRSGMLRVATCETVEADRDHVVYRLPLLAATEQVVLDLHSHGDAPAFFSALGDADDRAIKLCGVFGRVRSRHPEARVRLAINGLFIDLCDQWDSVVGLTRLGCEP; the protein is encoded by the coding sequence ATGGCTGATCCACGTGACGCCGTGTTGCTGGCCGCCTGTCCGGTTATCGCCGCGCCCCGCCATGGCGCCCTGCCGTCGATGTCACCCGGCCTGCGCCTCGTCGTGGCCGCCAACGGCGTATTCGTGCAGGTACGGCTACCCTGGCTGGACTGCCTGCAACGCTTCGGTGGCATCGACAGCGGACTGCCCGTGCCCTATGGCGCGTTGTCGCCATGGCTGCGCCTGTCCTTCGGGGTAATTCCTGCCGATCTGCTGCGCCGGTTCATCGCCTCGGCACGGTATGCCGCGCCCGACGAGACCGCCGCTGCGATCATCCATGACGGGCGATCCGGCATGCTGCGAGTGGCGACCTGCGAGACGGTCGAGGCCGACCGGGACCATGTCGTCTACCGTCTCCCGCTCCTCGCCGCCACCGAGCAGGTGGTACTCGACCTGCATTCCCACGGCGATGCGCCGGCGTTCTTCTCCGCGCTGGGCGATGCGGACGACCGCGCGATCAAGCTGTGCGGTGTGTTTGGGCGGGTGCGCAGCCGCCATCCAGAAGCACGCGTCCGCCTTGCCATCAACGGGCTGTTCATCGACCTGTGTGACCAATGGGACAGTGTCGTCGGACTGACCAGACTGGGGTGCGAGCCATGA
- a CDS encoding PRTRC system protein B, whose protein sequence is MPVQFRIEAPRAASLVLAQAVLIYREAQHNATHAYASIHRVDLSGDRPVILAGKPMSPRAARRLARELAQQAPASASYLDGRLLYAGDTLRVWWHPAGVRHIAVRCAELGERGEVVPHPALVFAASAKGWWVWACKDNIRPTPETPLCRAPYFNVSDLGVICQGSTVVPTGEASHCIDAWTDAFFGSFFSHPNGTRTVRHKHGAYAFWKGLLDAPPARFPSRALIAMDRTLGDMVALLGDDHG, encoded by the coding sequence ATGCCAGTACAGTTCCGTATCGAAGCCCCGCGCGCCGCCAGCCTCGTATTGGCCCAGGCGGTGCTGATCTACCGGGAGGCACAGCATAACGCCACACATGCTTACGCCAGCATTCATCGGGTCGATCTGAGCGGAGACCGACCGGTCATCCTCGCCGGCAAGCCCATGTCGCCGCGCGCGGCAAGGCGGCTGGCGCGCGAACTGGCGCAGCAGGCGCCCGCCTCGGCATCCTATCTCGACGGGCGCCTGCTCTATGCGGGCGACACCTTGCGCGTGTGGTGGCACCCCGCCGGAGTACGCCACATCGCCGTTCGCTGCGCCGAACTTGGCGAGCGCGGCGAGGTGGTACCGCATCCGGCACTGGTGTTCGCGGCCAGCGCCAAGGGCTGGTGGGTCTGGGCCTGCAAGGACAATATCCGCCCTACGCCAGAAACGCCGCTGTGCCGGGCGCCCTACTTCAATGTCAGCGACCTTGGCGTGATTTGCCAAGGCAGCACTGTCGTCCCGACGGGCGAAGCCAGCCATTGCATCGATGCATGGACCGACGCGTTCTTTGGCTCCTTCTTCTCCCATCCCAACGGCACAAGGACCGTGCGGCACAAGCACGGCGCCTACGCGTTCTGGAAGGGCTTGCTGGATGCGCCGCCGGCGCGATTTCCCTCGCGCGCCCTGATCGCGATGGACAGGACGCTGGGCGACATGGTCGCCCTCTTGGGAGACGACCATGGCTGA
- a CDS encoding PRTRC system protein F, with translation MAATHALASAGQPTLADGIPASIMPAAGQRVAGMLARYLVRGGAVTERSFPQASTDPLQACGAVLSAWLHRHIGETRCLSPVFSLQPVETCKVDEIEESQAVQQPSDVDRVRGMHIAWREGSVHRWTVGPRLDRLEAVVPGLGATVLCVLEDKSWAVYPLFTPSIVLDEASHLYWLGEPDETEYLDEHCDGDPKARDAMQAEMVTRAEIEAAFPAWALRRTAGLSQRRLHILSEHHDDAFVRRAAALALALARTPVSGDFTARREGLFTGFGAVLCWADDDVAVRVSDDYADYAWQADSFDEIGEVVLPADHPPALRQWMRMITPHLRAIGLIDRLLAHLSE, from the coding sequence ATGGCTGCAACCCACGCCCTAGCCAGTGCCGGCCAGCCCACGCTCGCCGACGGCATACCGGCCTCCATCATGCCCGCCGCAGGACAGCGGGTGGCCGGTATGCTGGCCCGCTACCTCGTGCGCGGTGGCGCGGTGACGGAGCGCAGCTTTCCGCAAGCAAGCACCGATCCGCTGCAAGCTTGCGGTGCGGTCCTGTCGGCATGGCTGCACCGGCATATTGGCGAGACAAGGTGCCTGTCGCCCGTGTTCTCCCTGCAGCCGGTCGAGACGTGCAAGGTGGACGAGATCGAGGAATCGCAGGCGGTACAACAGCCATCGGATGTGGACCGCGTTCGGGGAATGCACATCGCCTGGCGAGAAGGCTCGGTGCATCGCTGGACCGTCGGTCCTCGTCTTGACCGGCTGGAAGCTGTCGTGCCCGGCCTCGGTGCCACCGTGCTTTGCGTGCTGGAGGACAAAAGCTGGGCTGTCTACCCGCTCTTCACGCCGTCCATCGTACTGGACGAGGCATCCCACCTGTACTGGCTGGGCGAACCGGACGAAACCGAGTATCTCGATGAACACTGCGACGGCGATCCGAAAGCGCGGGACGCCATGCAAGCCGAAATGGTGACGCGCGCAGAGATCGAAGCCGCGTTCCCGGCATGGGCATTGCGGCGGACTGCGGGGCTGTCGCAGCGACGCCTGCATATCCTGTCCGAACATCACGATGACGCCTTTGTGCGCCGCGCGGCGGCACTGGCGCTGGCGCTGGCCCGCACACCGGTATCCGGTGACTTCACGGCACGGCGTGAAGGGCTCTTCACCGGCTTTGGTGCGGTGCTGTGCTGGGCAGACGACGACGTCGCCGTGCGCGTGTCGGATGACTACGCGGACTACGCATGGCAGGCCGATTCGTTCGACGAGATCGGGGAAGTCGTGCTCCCCGCCGACCACCCGCCGGCCCTGCGCCAATGGATGCGCATGATCACGCCGCACCTGCGCGCCATCGGCCTGATCGACCGCTTGCTTGCCCATTTGTCGGAGTAA
- a CDS encoding PRTRC system protein C — translation MAITITETPRIYRYNGIELPAPPGMAPRDVRDLHSAIYPELISAEIIIADELVNGVQEVTFRRNVGTKGQRQ, via the coding sequence ATGGCCATCACCATCACCGAAACGCCTCGCATCTACCGCTACAACGGCATCGAACTGCCCGCGCCACCGGGCATGGCGCCGCGCGACGTGCGCGACCTGCACAGCGCCATCTACCCGGAACTCATCAGCGCCGAGATCATTATCGCCGACGAACTGGTGAACGGTGTGCAGGAAGTCACCTTCCGCCGCAACGTCGGCACCAAGGGGCAGCGGCAATGA